A window of the Parabacteroides merdae ATCC 43184 genome harbors these coding sequences:
- a CDS encoding alpha-L-rhamnosidase-related protein, giving the protein MYRMKTRVLIFLFMLCSLSLGAQIRLEGYRQTDINPELLTGRWKARWISMPGEPANVYGVYHMRKTFELDEVPSRFIVHVTADNRYKLYLNGRFVSLGPARGDIYNWNFETVDLAPYLIKGKNVLAAVIWNYAEQKPVAQISFNQTGFLLQGNTEVETVVNTDASWLCMKNEAYAPWHKPVLGYYVAGPGEFLSASKYPWGWEQSAYDDSKWLPAHTGIEGGVKGSRDYPGRLLVPCPIPPMDLLSERFEAVRISEGVKIPVGFLKTKTSLTVPANSKVHLLLDNGKLTTGYLSLLFSRGKNAEITIAYAEALYEGKELGTTKSYSFPAKGNRDEVEGKRFIGYEDKVIADGGEGRDFTTLWWRTWRYVDLTISTADEPLVLEDVYGTFSAYPFRCEIAFSAPGHDELNKMLEIGWRTARLCANETYMDCPYYEQLQYFGDTRIQAMITLYNTHDAYMVKNAIEQGRQSVVADGITMSRYPSSLHQFISSFSLWWICMGHDYWMYRGDEAYMKTLLPAYRGVLSWYEQWLKRDHSLGYVPHWFFADWAVGFQSGEPVREKDGNSAFQDLVYILTLESAAEMERAFGIPSIADHYTQIASAIRGTIREKYWDATRGLFADTYDHRSFSQHVNSLAILAGIVTGEEATRVMERTLNDSSLIQATIYFRYYVHQALKVAGMGDHLLDNLQIWRDQMALGLTTWAEMPEPTRSDCHAWGASPNIEFFRILLGIDSNAPGFKSIRIAPSLGDLKEVSGTMPHPVGSVTASYKLDKKGKLTARLILPTGTDGVFVWKGKEYQLKSGEQVLTVE; this is encoded by the coding sequence ATGTATCGAATGAAGACACGTGTACTGATTTTTCTTTTTATGCTTTGTAGTCTGTCGCTTGGCGCCCAGATCCGTTTGGAAGGTTACCGACAAACGGACATCAATCCCGAACTTCTTACCGGACGCTGGAAAGCACGCTGGATTTCCATGCCAGGAGAACCTGCCAATGTGTATGGTGTCTACCACATGCGCAAGACATTCGAACTGGACGAAGTCCCATCCCGCTTTATTGTTCATGTGACGGCTGACAATCGTTACAAGCTCTATTTAAACGGCCGTTTTGTCTCACTTGGACCTGCACGTGGGGATATCTATAACTGGAATTTTGAAACGGTCGATCTGGCTCCTTACCTGATAAAGGGAAAAAACGTGTTGGCAGCTGTGATCTGGAATTATGCCGAGCAGAAGCCGGTTGCACAGATCAGCTTTAATCAGACTGGATTCCTTCTACAAGGAAATACGGAGGTTGAGACTGTGGTCAATACGGATGCTTCCTGGCTGTGCATGAAGAACGAAGCCTATGCTCCTTGGCACAAGCCTGTCTTAGGCTATTATGTGGCGGGGCCTGGCGAATTTCTTTCTGCGTCGAAGTATCCTTGGGGATGGGAACAGTCTGCTTACGATGATAGTAAGTGGTTGCCTGCCCACACGGGAATCGAGGGAGGAGTGAAGGGATCGCGCGACTATCCTGGACGCCTGCTTGTTCCTTGTCCGATTCCCCCGATGGACTTGCTGTCTGAGCGTTTTGAGGCTGTGCGTATATCCGAAGGGGTGAAGATTCCTGTCGGATTCCTGAAAACAAAAACTTCACTGACGGTTCCTGCAAATAGCAAGGTGCATCTCCTGCTTGACAATGGCAAGCTGACAACGGGCTATCTTTCCCTTTTGTTCAGTCGCGGCAAGAATGCTGAAATTACGATTGCCTATGCCGAAGCTCTGTATGAAGGCAAGGAGCTGGGTACGACTAAATCTTATTCGTTTCCGGCAAAGGGAAACCGTGATGAGGTAGAAGGTAAAAGATTCATAGGGTATGAAGATAAAGTGATTGCCGACGGGGGCGAGGGGCGCGATTTTACCACTCTTTGGTGGCGTACGTGGCGATATGTGGATCTGACGATCTCGACTGCTGACGAACCGCTTGTACTGGAAGATGTCTATGGTACGTTCTCTGCTTATCCTTTCCGATGCGAGATCGCTTTTTCTGCACCCGGACATGACGAGTTGAACAAGATGCTAGAGATAGGCTGGCGTACTGCACGTCTTTGTGCGAACGAGACTTATATGGATTGCCCTTATTACGAGCAGTTACAGTATTTCGGCGATACTCGTATCCAGGCGATGATTACCTTATATAATACGCATGATGCTTATATGGTGAAGAATGCAATCGAGCAGGGGAGGCAGTCGGTCGTAGCAGATGGAATTACGATGAGTCGCTACCCGTCGAGTTTACATCAGTTCATTTCTTCCTTCTCACTTTGGTGGATTTGTATGGGACATGACTACTGGATGTACCGTGGGGATGAGGCTTATATGAAGACTTTGCTGCCTGCTTATCGTGGGGTACTTTCTTGGTACGAGCAGTGGTTGAAGCGAGATCATAGCCTAGGGTATGTACCGCATTGGTTCTTTGCCGACTGGGCTGTCGGTTTCCAGTCGGGCGAGCCTGTACGTGAAAAGGATGGGAATTCTGCTTTTCAGGACTTGGTGTATATCTTGACGCTCGAATCGGCTGCTGAAATGGAACGGGCTTTCGGCATCCCGTCGATAGCGGATCATTATACACAGATCGCTTCTGCGATTCGGGGAACGATCCGGGAGAAATACTGGGATGCTACCCGGGGATTGTTTGCCGATACTTATGATCACCGAAGTTTCTCGCAACATGTCAACTCGTTGGCTATACTGGCTGGTATCGTGACAGGCGAGGAGGCTACGAGGGTGATGGAGCGTACATTGAACGATTCGTCATTGATACAGGCGACAATCTACTTCCGTTATTATGTGCATCAGGCATTGAAGGTTGCCGGTATGGGAGATCACCTGCTCGACAATCTGCAGATTTGGCGAGACCAGATGGCATTGGGGCTAACAACTTGGGCGGAGATGCCCGAACCGACCCGTTCCGATTGCCACGCTTGGGGAGCCAGCCCTAACATTGAGTTTTTCCGTATCTTGTTAGGTATAGACAGTAATGCACCGGGCTTCAAGTCTATCCGTATCGCTCCGTCATTGGGTGACCTGAAAGAAGTGTCAGGTACGATGCCGCATCCAGTGGGTAGTGTGACTGCTTCCTACAAACTCGATAAGAAGGGTAAACTGACGGCACGTCTTATATTGCCGACGGGTACGGATGGTGTTTTCGTTTGGAAAGGAAAAGAATATCAACTCAAATCCGGTGAACAGGTCTTAACGGTAGAATAG
- a CDS encoding 4Fe-4S binding protein — MEYKNVHIIYFSPTHTSAKTAYAIAEGLSGDVLLESDITYDAPAEELEIHDDELTIVAAPVYGGRVAETAMERLRAFHAHQAPVVLVVVYGNRDYEDALKELSDTLVDAGFVPVSAGAFVGEHSFSRKDMPIAAGRPDEADHEAAVRFGRAIKEKLEKVDELSCLKPLEMKGNFPYKVKGPSTPQAPVTDEDLCTQCEYCIDVCPVSAISIVDDRIFSDPATCIKCCACVKECPEGARTFDTPYTAMLHKNFSVRREPELFI; from the coding sequence ATGGAATATAAGAATGTACATATCATTTATTTCTCTCCGACGCATACTTCGGCTAAGACTGCTTATGCGATTGCGGAAGGACTGAGTGGTGACGTATTGCTGGAGTCGGACATTACTTATGATGCTCCGGCGGAAGAACTTGAGATCCATGACGATGAACTGACTATCGTGGCCGCTCCCGTCTATGGTGGGCGTGTAGCCGAAACGGCGATGGAGCGCCTCCGGGCTTTCCATGCTCATCAGGCTCCGGTCGTTCTGGTCGTGGTTTACGGTAACCGTGATTACGAGGATGCGTTGAAGGAATTGTCCGACACGTTAGTCGATGCCGGTTTTGTCCCTGTTTCGGCAGGTGCTTTTGTGGGAGAGCATTCTTTCAGCCGTAAGGATATGCCCATCGCCGCCGGGCGTCCCGATGAGGCCGATCATGAAGCTGCCGTCAGGTTCGGACGTGCCATCAAGGAGAAGCTCGAAAAGGTGGACGAACTTTCTTGCCTGAAGCCGTTGGAGATGAAAGGTAATTTTCCCTACAAGGTGAAAGGCCCTTCCACGCCGCAGGCTCCAGTGACGGATGAGGACTTGTGTACGCAATGCGAATATTGTATCGATGTATGCCCCGTATCGGCTATTTCGATTGTCGATGACCGTATATTCAGTGACCCGGCGACTTGTATCAAGTGTTGTGCTTGTGTGAAGGAATGTCCCGAAGGTGCCCGTACGTTTGATACTCCTTATACAGCGATGCTGCATAAGAACTTTAGTGTCCGCCGCGAACCGGAGTTGTTTATTTGA
- a CDS encoding TlpA family protein disulfide reductase: MKKYVFLAFFALIAFVVKAQDESGDLVKEGQQMPAFTIMNDNGTQVPSSSLKGKVILVNFFATWCPPCQKELAEVQKMLWPKYKDNKDFVLLVIGREHTDVELQKYNEKKGFTFPLYPDKNRAIYGAFAKNLIPRSYLVDKTGKVVYATKGYSDEEFAELMKRIEAALK, encoded by the coding sequence ATGAAAAAGTATGTATTCCTTGCCTTTTTTGCTCTCATTGCTTTTGTTGTAAAGGCGCAGGATGAGAGTGGTGATCTTGTAAAAGAAGGACAACAGATGCCGGCTTTTACGATTATGAACGACAATGGTACGCAGGTACCTTCTTCTTCTTTGAAGGGAAAAGTGATCTTGGTAAATTTTTTTGCAACCTGGTGTCCTCCTTGTCAGAAGGAGCTTGCAGAGGTGCAAAAGATGCTCTGGCCGAAGTATAAGGACAACAAAGATTTCGTCCTGTTGGTGATCGGGCGTGAGCATACAGACGTTGAATTGCAGAAGTATAACGAAAAGAAAGGTTTTACCTTTCCCTTATATCCTGATAAGAACCGGGCTATCTATGGCGCATTTGCCAAAAATCTGATCCCGCGTAGCTATCTGGTTGACAAGACTGGTAAAGTGGTATATGCGACCAAAGGCTATAGCGACGAGGAATTTGCTGAACTGATGAAAAGGATTGAAGCAGCTTTAAAATAA
- a CDS encoding indolepyruvate oxidoreductase subunit beta: MKADIILSGVGGQGILSIAAVIGEAALKEGLYMKQAEVHGMSQRGGDVQSNLRLSDQPIASDLIPLGQADLIISLEPMEALRYLPYLKKDGWLVTNSQPFINIPNYPEMGKVNEELEKLPHKVVLDVEAIAKEVGSVRAANIVMLGAAAPFIGIEYDKIADGIRRIFGRKGEEIVEMNLKALKAGYDVAQSMQK; this comes from the coding sequence ATGAAAGCAGACATCATATTATCCGGTGTGGGAGGACAGGGCATCCTCTCCATCGCTGCCGTTATCGGAGAAGCCGCGTTAAAAGAAGGTTTGTATATGAAGCAAGCCGAAGTTCATGGAATGAGCCAGCGTGGGGGGGATGTGCAGTCAAACCTCCGCCTGTCCGACCAGCCGATTGCGTCTGACCTGATCCCACTAGGGCAGGCAGACCTGATCATCTCACTCGAACCTATGGAAGCGCTCCGCTATCTGCCTTATCTGAAGAAGGACGGGTGGCTGGTGACCAATTCGCAGCCGTTCATCAACATCCCCAACTATCCGGAGATGGGAAAAGTGAATGAAGAACTGGAGAAACTGCCGCATAAGGTCGTGCTGGATGTGGAAGCTATCGCCAAGGAGGTGGGTTCTGTTCGTGCAGCCAATATCGTGATGCTGGGAGCCGCTGCCCCCTTTATTGGCATCGAATATGATAAGATTGCTGATGGTATCCGCCGCATCTTCGGACGTAAAGGCGAAGAAATCGTAGAAATGAACCTTAAGGCTCTGAAAGCAGGCTACGATGTAGCACAGAGCATGCAAAAGTAA
- a CDS encoding thiamine pyrophosphate-dependent enzyme, with protein sequence MEKHLFLGDEAVAQAAIDAGLSGVYAYPGTPSTEITEFIQGSAVAKERGIHCRWSTNEKTAMEAALGMSYAGKRALCCMKHVGLNVAADCFMNAAMSGVNGGMIIITADDPSMHSSQNEQDNRMYGNFAMIPMLEPASQQEAYDMVYDGFELSEKLGYPVLVRITTRMAHSRAGVVRREQKVENKMHTPEDGRQRFILLPALARKRFKTLIAAQDTFTAFSEASPYNAYFDGPNKELGIITTGIAFNYLSENYPDGFEHPVLKISQYPLPRKMVEKIVRECKEILVLEEGYPVVEEQLKGFLGIGIQVHGRLDGTLQRDGELTPDAVGKALGKRIESYYATPEVVEQRPPALCQGCGHRDMYEALNEVLAGYKGAKVFGDIGCYTLGALPPFRAIDTCIDMGASITMAKGASDAGVYPAVSVIGDSTFTHSGMTGLLDCVNENTNITIVISDNETTAMTGGQDSAGTGRIESICAGIGVDPAHIRVMVPLKKNYDEMKAIIREEIEYKGVSVLIPRRECIQTLTRKKKASRK encoded by the coding sequence ATGGAAAAACATCTATTTTTAGGGGATGAGGCCGTGGCACAAGCTGCTATCGATGCCGGTCTGTCCGGTGTTTACGCCTATCCGGGGACCCCTTCGACCGAGATAACCGAATTCATACAGGGTTCGGCCGTCGCAAAGGAAAGGGGGATTCACTGCCGTTGGAGCACGAATGAAAAAACTGCAATGGAAGCTGCGTTGGGTATGAGCTACGCAGGCAAGCGAGCTCTTTGCTGTATGAAGCATGTGGGGCTGAACGTTGCCGCCGACTGTTTTATGAATGCTGCTATGAGCGGTGTCAATGGTGGTATGATTATCATTACAGCCGATGATCCTTCGATGCACTCTTCACAGAATGAACAAGACAATCGTATGTATGGCAACTTTGCCATGATCCCGATGCTTGAGCCGGCCAGCCAGCAGGAAGCATACGACATGGTATATGACGGGTTTGAATTATCCGAAAAACTGGGCTATCCTGTTTTGGTGCGTATCACTACCCGTATGGCCCACTCCCGTGCAGGTGTGGTCAGACGTGAACAAAAGGTGGAAAACAAAATGCATACGCCCGAAGATGGACGTCAGCGTTTCATCCTTCTTCCTGCACTAGCTCGTAAGCGCTTTAAGACGTTGATTGCGGCGCAGGATACGTTTACCGCTTTTTCTGAAGCCTCACCTTATAATGCCTATTTCGACGGTCCGAATAAGGAGCTCGGCATCATTACGACCGGTATTGCGTTCAACTATCTTTCGGAGAACTATCCTGACGGTTTTGAACATCCGGTATTGAAGATCAGCCAGTATCCGTTACCTCGCAAAATGGTCGAAAAGATCGTTCGTGAATGCAAGGAAATCCTTGTACTCGAAGAGGGATATCCGGTAGTCGAGGAGCAACTGAAAGGTTTCCTTGGGATTGGTATCCAGGTGCATGGCCGTCTTGACGGAACATTGCAACGCGACGGTGAGCTGACTCCCGATGCTGTCGGTAAGGCGCTGGGTAAGCGGATCGAGAGCTACTATGCCACTCCGGAGGTTGTTGAACAACGTCCGCCTGCATTGTGCCAGGGGTGCGGACATCGCGATATGTATGAAGCGCTGAACGAGGTTCTGGCCGGGTACAAAGGAGCCAAAGTGTTCGGTGATATCGGCTGTTATACGTTAGGGGCTTTGCCTCCTTTCCGGGCGATCGATACTTGTATCGACATGGGAGCCTCCATCACGATGGCTAAAGGAGCTTCCGATGCGGGCGTTTATCCCGCAGTGTCGGTGATAGGCGACTCGACATTCACGCATTCCGGTATGACTGGCTTGCTTGATTGCGTCAATGAAAACACGAATATCACGATCGTTATTTCTGATAACGAGACAACGGCTATGACTGGCGGACAGGATTCAGCAGGAACAGGCCGTATCGAATCGATTTGTGCCGGTATCGGTGTTGATCCGGCCCATATCCGCGTCATGGTTCCTTTGAAGAAGAACTACGACGAGATGAAAGCGATCATTCGTGAAGAGATCGAATATAAAGGCGTATCCGTCTTGATTCCCCGCCGTGAATGTATCCAGACATTAACAAGAAAGAAAAAAGCAAGCAGGAAATGA
- the mltG gene encoding endolytic transglycosylase MltG → MRKHTLIVGILSFIILLLAGVGFWAYCLILAPDFEPRKTVYVYIDEKKDFGDLCRQLVDSAGCRRIGSFKQLAGMLKYPTNMRTGRYAVEPGMNNLALLNNLRRGHQEATRITFNNIRFKLDLAERLAGQLMIEEDDLLPLLVDSVYCASLGFTTETILALFIPNTYEVYWNISAEKLMQRMQREYKIFWNDARLAKAKEIGMTPVEVAILASIVEEETAAVDEYPIVAGLYINRLQRGIPLQADPTVKFAVGDFSLQRILFEHLEINSPYNTYKHAGLPPGPLRIPTIRGLDAVLNHMKHNYLYMCAKEDFSGRHNFAVTLAEHNRNANRYRAELNRRKIR, encoded by the coding sequence ATGCGAAAGCATACTCTCATTGTTGGAATCCTCTCGTTTATCATCCTCCTGTTAGCAGGTGTGGGATTCTGGGCATACTGTTTGATACTTGCACCTGATTTCGAGCCGCGCAAGACTGTATATGTTTATATTGACGAGAAGAAAGATTTTGGCGATCTCTGTCGCCAGTTGGTCGACTCTGCCGGTTGCCGGCGTATCGGGAGTTTCAAGCAGCTTGCCGGAATGCTGAAATATCCCACCAATATGCGTACCGGACGTTATGCTGTGGAGCCGGGTATGAATAACCTGGCATTGCTTAACAACCTGCGTCGGGGGCATCAGGAAGCTACTCGAATCACTTTTAATAATATACGCTTCAAGTTGGATCTGGCCGAAAGACTTGCCGGGCAGTTAATGATCGAGGAGGATGACCTGCTACCTTTGCTTGTTGATTCCGTCTACTGTGCATCATTAGGTTTTACGACTGAGACGATCCTTGCGCTGTTTATTCCGAATACTTATGAGGTATACTGGAATATTTCCGCTGAGAAGTTGATGCAGCGTATGCAGCGTGAATATAAGATTTTCTGGAATGACGCTCGCTTGGCAAAAGCGAAAGAAATTGGGATGACACCGGTCGAAGTTGCCATTCTTGCCTCTATTGTGGAAGAAGAGACGGCTGCCGTAGACGAATATCCTATTGTAGCAGGTCTATATATTAATCGCTTGCAGCGGGGCATTCCCCTTCAGGCGGATCCGACCGTGAAGTTTGCCGTAGGCGATTTCTCCCTCCAGCGCATCCTGTTCGAACATCTGGAGATCAATTCTCCCTACAATACCTACAAACATGCCGGACTTCCTCCCGGACCACTCCGTATCCCGACTATTAGGGGATTGGATGCCGTGTTGAACCACATGAAGCATAACTATCTATATATGTGTGCGAAGGAAGATTTTTCCGGACGGCATAATTTTGCGGTCACTCTTGCCGAGCATAATCGTAATGCTAACCGCTACCGGGCGGAATTGAACAGACGGAAAATCCGGTAG
- a CDS encoding CapA family protein, whose amino-acid sequence MKILLSGFCLLSFLSLSAQDSLTILFAGDAMMHQKQLDNTRRGDFFDLGSYFANIEREVKAVDIAVVNFEVPLGGEPYSGYPVFSAPEDFALALQKAGFDFFLLANNHCLDRRTRGFVRTIQALDSLGIRHTGTFLDCDHRHRTYPMLLRKKDFRIIMLNYTYGTNGLKVDIPRIVNYIDKEIMKGDIAEAKLFNPDFIIANMHWGLEYERIPSREQRELADWLLRQGVDLVIGSHPHVVQPMELRRGKEGVTDRLVVYSLGNFISNMSREHTDGGVMVKVVLGRKGLRRYIISAQYSLIYSSRYKNEQGKEDIRVVPAASWSGKNQNSSFSVDSALIKYVNNTRLFLKGNNKEVEEYIFE is encoded by the coding sequence ATGAAAATCCTCCTCTCCGGGTTTTGTCTTTTGAGCTTTCTGTCTTTATCTGCTCAGGACTCGCTGACAATTTTGTTTGCCGGTGATGCCATGATGCACCAGAAACAACTTGACAATACCCGGAGGGGAGATTTTTTTGATTTGGGTAGCTATTTTGCCAATATCGAGAGAGAGGTGAAAGCTGTCGATATTGCTGTTGTGAACTTCGAAGTCCCGTTAGGAGGGGAGCCATATAGTGGTTATCCGGTTTTCAGCGCTCCGGAAGACTTCGCTTTGGCTTTGCAAAAAGCAGGTTTCGACTTCTTCTTGTTAGCCAATAATCATTGTTTAGATAGGCGGACTCGCGGATTTGTCCGTACTATCCAGGCACTGGATTCTCTCGGAATCCGTCATACCGGAACCTTTCTTGACTGTGATCACCGTCACCGCACATATCCGATGTTGCTCCGTAAGAAGGATTTTCGTATCATCATGCTCAACTATACCTATGGTACCAACGGTTTGAAAGTCGATATACCCCGAATCGTCAATTATATCGATAAGGAGATAATGAAGGGTGATATTGCCGAAGCCAAGCTCTTTAATCCGGATTTTATTATAGCTAATATGCATTGGGGATTGGAATACGAACGGATACCTTCCCGTGAACAACGGGAACTGGCCGATTGGCTGTTGCGGCAGGGTGTCGATCTGGTTATAGGCAGTCACCCTCATGTTGTTCAGCCAATGGAGCTTCGCAGGGGAAAGGAGGGGGTTACCGACCGTCTGGTTGTTTATTCATTGGGTAATTTTATATCGAATATGAGCCGGGAACATACCGATGGGGGTGTCATGGTGAAAGTCGTTTTAGGTCGGAAGGGGTTGCGCCGATATATTATTTCCGCACAATATTCGTTGATTTATTCTTCCCGTTATAAGAATGAACAAGGAAAAGAAGATATTCGGGTGGTTCCGGCGGCCTCTTGGTCGGGAAAGAATCAAAATTCCTCTTTTTCAGTCGATTCAGCATTGATTAAGTATGTAAATAATACGCGTTTGTTTTTAAAAGGTAACAATAAGGAGGTCGAAGAGTATATTTTTGAATAA
- the folD gene encoding bifunctional methylenetetrahydrofolate dehydrogenase/methenyltetrahydrofolate cyclohydrolase FolD, giving the protein MEEQQYKLLDGKAVSAQIKQEMAEEVARIKATGGKIPHLAAILVGHDGGSETYVASKVKTCNEIGFKSSLIRYEADVTEEELLRKVDELNNDPDVDGFIVQLPLPKHISEQKIIEAIDYRKDVDGFHPINVGRMSIGLPCFVSATPAGILELLRRYEIPTRGKHCVVLGRSNIVGKPMATLMMQKAYPGDCTVTVCHSRSENLKEMCLSADIIIVALGVPEFLKGDMVKEGAVIVDVGTTRVPDATRKSGFKLTGDVKFDEVAPKCSYITPVPGGVGPMTIISLMRNTLLAGKKEIYK; this is encoded by the coding sequence ATGGAAGAACAACAGTATAAACTATTGGACGGAAAAGCCGTTTCGGCTCAGATAAAGCAGGAGATGGCGGAAGAAGTGGCCCGTATCAAGGCTACCGGTGGTAAAATCCCTCATTTGGCTGCTATATTGGTCGGTCATGATGGAGGAAGTGAAACATATGTCGCAAGTAAGGTCAAGACATGTAATGAGATCGGTTTTAAATCGTCTCTGATCCGTTATGAAGCCGATGTTACCGAAGAAGAACTTCTTCGCAAAGTGGACGAACTGAACAACGATCCGGACGTGGATGGTTTTATCGTACAGCTCCCGCTTCCGAAACATATCTCAGAACAGAAGATTATCGAAGCGATCGACTACCGTAAGGATGTAGATGGTTTCCATCCGATCAATGTGGGTCGTATGTCTATCGGTCTCCCTTGTTTCGTGTCGGCAACTCCGGCTGGCATCTTGGAGCTGTTGAGGCGTTACGAGATTCCTACTCGCGGTAAACATTGCGTGGTGCTGGGTCGTAGTAATATCGTGGGCAAACCGATGGCTACTTTGATGATGCAGAAAGCCTATCCGGGCGATTGTACGGTTACTGTTTGCCACAGTCGTTCCGAGAACCTGAAGGAAATGTGCTTGAGTGCCGACATTATTATTGTGGCATTGGGTGTCCCCGAATTCCTGAAAGGCGATATGGTAAAAGAAGGGGCTGTAATCGTGGATGTGGGAACGACACGTGTGCCGGATGCAACTCGCAAAAGCGGCTTTAAGTTGACTGGCGATGTTAAGTTTGACGAGGTCGCTCCTAAGTGTTCTTATATCACGCCGGTTCCGGGTGGTGTAGGTCCGATGACGATTATTTCTTTGATGCGCAATACGCTTTTAGCCGGAAAGAAAGAGATTTATAAATGA
- the ffh gene encoding signal recognition particle protein — protein sequence MFENLSERLDRSFKLLKGEGKITEINVAETLKDVRKALLDADVNYKVAKGFTDTVKAKALGQNVLTSVKPSQLMVKIVHDELADLMGGTATDLDLKGSPAIILMSGLQGSGKTTFSGKLANLLKTKKNKKPLLAACDVYRPAAIEQLRVVGEQVGVPVYMELENKNPVAIAMNAIREARAKGNDVVIVDTAGRLAIDEQMMKEIAAIKSAIQPDETLFVVDSMTGQDAVNTAKEFNERLDFDGVVLTKLDGDTRGGAALSIRTVVDKPIKFVGTGEKMDALDIFHPERMADRILGMGDIVSLVERAQEQYDEEEAKRLQKKIAKNQFDFNDFISQIQQIKKMGNLKELASMIPGVGKALKDVDIDDNAFKSIEAIIYSMTPEERTNPAILNGSRRQRIAKGSGTTIQEVNKLIKQFDETRKMMRMLTAAKPGSKKFPSFRR from the coding sequence ATGTTTGAGAATTTAAGCGAAAGGTTAGACAGATCGTTTAAACTGTTGAAAGGTGAAGGTAAGATCACGGAAATCAATGTGGCTGAAACATTGAAAGATGTGCGTAAAGCATTACTTGACGCCGACGTAAACTATAAAGTAGCCAAAGGTTTTACCGATACGGTAAAGGCGAAAGCATTAGGACAGAATGTGCTTACATCCGTTAAGCCCAGTCAGTTAATGGTCAAGATTGTGCATGATGAGTTGGCAGACCTGATGGGAGGAACGGCTACCGATCTGGATCTGAAGGGTAGTCCGGCAATCATCCTGATGTCCGGTTTGCAAGGTTCCGGTAAAACGACTTTTTCAGGTAAGTTGGCAAATTTGCTGAAGACTAAGAAAAATAAAAAGCCACTGTTGGCAGCTTGTGACGTGTATCGTCCGGCCGCTATCGAGCAGTTGCGTGTGGTCGGCGAACAGGTTGGAGTACCTGTTTATATGGAACTGGAAAACAAGAATCCGGTGGCGATTGCGATGAACGCGATTCGCGAAGCACGTGCGAAAGGCAACGATGTCGTGATTGTCGATACCGCTGGTCGTTTGGCTATTGACGAGCAGATGATGAAAGAGATCGCTGCGATCAAGAGTGCTATTCAGCCGGATGAAACCTTGTTCGTGGTCGATTCCATGACTGGGCAGGATGCTGTCAACACGGCGAAAGAATTCAACGAGCGTCTCGATTTTGACGGTGTTGTCCTGACGAAGCTCGACGGTGATACTCGCGGTGGTGCCGCTCTTTCTATCCGAACGGTGGTCGACAAACCGATCAAGTTCGTCGGAACGGGCGAAAAGATGGATGCTTTGGATATCTTCCACCCTGAACGTATGGCAGACCGTATCCTTGGTATGGGTGATATCGTTTCTTTGGTGGAACGTGCGCAGGAGCAGTATGATGAAGAAGAGGCCAAACGCTTGCAGAAGAAAATTGCCAAGAATCAGTTCGACTTCAACGACTTTATTTCTCAGATCCAGCAGATCAAGAAGATGGGTAACCTGAAAGAGCTGGCCTCTATGATTCCGGGCGTAGGCAAGGCTCTGAAGGATGTGGATATTGACGACAATGCTTTCAAGAGCATCGAAGCGATCATCTACTCCATGACTCCCGAAGAACGTACGAATCCGGCAATCCTGAACGGTTCACGTCGTCAGCGTATTGCCAAAGGTAGCGGTACGACGATCCAGGAAGTGAACAAGCTGATCAAGCAATTCGATGAAACGCGCAAGATGATGCGTATGCTGACGGCTGCCAAACCGGGAAGCAAGAAATTTCCTTCATTCAGAAGATAA